The nucleotide sequence cgcctaaaaaaaaatgtctgggatgcaagttacctctgaatattaagtaccaaaattttggtagagaagatgggccgtgaaagggtagataggcaaatagatatactgtcgtattcgtaatattagtatggataggaagctttaaaaatataatcttgctatggctaaactcgtttccctttcactttaattttttctgtattgaaccaaaaacacttacgctcactgcgctcgcgcttttttattgttgtattttatctcactgacaaattgaaaggcgaaattccactaaccaggtaattagcccataaagttgagcgaatgtttttttcctcaggacaggattcagttccggccctgataaaacctctcccgcaatcgattcctggctacggccatagtattgatactgtaaggtggaattacaaattaaatgtaattttaagttaaaatgaaaagattgtatgcatgaaatgtataacattttgctttacaaaacttaagagtttttaaaaactatttaaataaataaatcttttatttaaaaccacattgcaaacacagttcaccaatcaagacacggcaacatacggagaaaaaatacaaaacttacaaataaactaaaatatctaaataggctttccatgcatttcagagagaaccaccgcctatttctttaaatacttcaaattttcaaatttcttcaaatctaaaccccgtatttttgatggtggtagcctgtaaatcaaaaagaggcaggtggcaaccctactacttcctagacagaatttaaaaattgttttcattactcggtatgcctactgccatagtgtgacagaaagtgtgacggtagttgtgacctctgattggccgactctctttcactatttgctaaaattgatgattgcaacaacaattttttcttttttgtaatcgaaaacagaacacggacgtcaaacaggttgactaattgcaatcatttctgaccggctaacattgttccgctagtggctcaaactcactgtcgcagcaagaacatggtaaattcagccaatcacagcaatttcaattggttatcacaaatgtaccgatctaggaaccgagaatgcacgaaccagggcagatagagataagaacaataatatcatacgtaggaaatcgacgggggatcgttgacaacgatagccttaactttttataaattactagaggatgcccgcgacttcgtccgcgtggatttagattttaaagatcccgtgggaactgtttgattttccgggataaaatgcctatgtcacttACAGGatcgcaagctacctcggtacctttcatacaaatcggttaagcggatgggtttttgggaatcccgtgggaactctttgattttctggataaaaagtagcctatgtccgaaatttggtacagggttagcttatgtccccgggatataagctaaccctgtaccaaatttcgtcagaatcggttaaactgttgggccgtgaaaaagtagcagacagacagacagactgacacgctttcgcatttataatattagtatggattgcatTAAGTACAAATAAACTATCTAAATgccgtataaaaaaatatcgtcATAAATTTCACTTTACATTTCGTTCTATGGATTTTTCCTTGAGTTTTtttcccctacaaacctttggaccaacgaaaatgtacggcatgtaaaaaaatattatctatgcataaaatactttcaaaataaattaattttatgttgtttcaaatcaccccccggagcacggaaagagagggagttgcaaccctcgattttttccccttgtcgcatgatatttgtacggcgttgcggaataatggattagaggctgtattgaaacagtatgaaactaatgccgtacagaatgaaatgaccaaatttaccccggaaattgtcagaaaatcaaaaaatttaccgactttgtggcgcactatttttttacggcactgcgcgctttcttactatttttcatggatctattgatggtaaaaatgccgtacaaaaatatatgaccaaaatgtactcactctacctgcacttttgaattctcaccagcactcagttggacagcttacaagtgacggcatagtgctgaatcgtattattttatgctcttatatcgtcctatatacgtcatctggtggttcatatgacccatccatttttgtacATGGGCCCGTAGTCgtgtcggcataaagctacaacagcgccctcactcaagtaccaagagagccttgtcggactatatagtgcgcgacaggttgagatcaGAGATGGTAACCAGGGTGGGGACCTCCCCCGCAGTAACCTGTTgcgtgtgcggggcgtccccccgtctcataccccgattgccatctcaacctgtcgcgtacataCCAGTACTTAGTCATAAAGCAAGACGTACATAGgtaataagtattaagtatttaaattaaacattGGTTGTGCAATAAACAACTAGCTCGTAAGAATggatgatcacactaatattataaaggggaaagtttgtatgtgtgtgtgtgtgtgtgtgtgtatgtgtgtgtgtatgtttgttactccttcacgctaaaactactggacggattgggctgaaatttagaatggagatagattatactctggattagcacataggctactttttatcccggaaaatcaaagagttcccacgggagttttaaaaagctacatccacgcgaacgaagtcgcgggcatcagctagtattattataaaaatatattacttaaGTAGTAGGTGataatcataaattattatcattttattaatgTTATGTGAAATACATGCATTTCTCatgttaaacttttttttttaaatatttttaatgacaTTTTGCAAATTATTCCATTTGTTTTTCGGGAACTTCTGAAAATAGTCTTTACTGTTGTGAATTTTAAATGAGTTTAGTAAACCCGAAGTAAACCAGTATTTTGTATATGACAAGACCAAAATATTATAGTCGCTTTTGCAGCTGAGATTTGAGAAGTCAAATGTTGAGACAAGattgtattttagataataataacatGTTAAACACCTTAGTAATAAATATGCACTATGCCATCCGTCAATCACATACCACATAGTTGCTTTagaaaagctttaaaaatataataactatgTTAATTGtaagaatataaataaaaagactttaaataatatgatattgttttatttacttcttATTCTATACttctttttaactgacttcttatgcctatatattattttacagtttTACTCTAccctatataggtaggtaaatataaatacCTCCTTCcctatatttacctacttttaaaatatacacATTACATTTACATACCCAGGCCTATTAATAGGTAccaatcaataaaattatttttgtaattacaagacattaagttataaaaaagcatttaaataaagtttgaacttatacatatttatgtacATAACAGTAGTTCAATATACAAACTCTCTTTTTTTGCAAGCAAAAATATATCTTGGTATTTTCACCAAACATCTAAATTAGTTAAGCCATTTGGCAtgacacaaatttcaaccccatattttacccttttagagttgagttttcaaaaaccctCTCTTAGTGGATGTCTCCATGATAATAgccatctgcatgccaaatttcagcccaatccatcctgcagtttgagctgtgcgcggatagatcaatcagtcagtcagttttttatattttttatttttttataattttgtatatttagattgaaGCAGGTTTAAGTATTATTAGATATGTACACTGGTAAAACGGTTGGGTTAACTTGAACATATGAAATGGAGTCTGTGCCTACAACAGCAAACACTATGGTCACTTGATCGCCGTATTTAGAATGGAGAGCTGCGATTTCGTTCCCAGGTGGTAACTTTATTGACTCactgaaataaaaagaaaaatatttttataaagaaatcAAAAAACCGGTCGAGCCAGTCAGACTCTCTACGGAAGGGTtcttccgtaccatcgtattaTATGATATAAATACCACTTGTATATGCAACAATGCAAGTTAATGACCgacagcgccatctacatgtgctttagtaaactaataacttaatcttgaacatttttaatttttaacgcaAATTATTACTATGTATTATGTTTTAAACTTACTCGATGCATATTATTCGGAAGTGCGGCGTAGGTCGAttcgattttttgaaattttgtacgTTTCTATTGTAAACATCGAAGTCTATGGCAAGATTGCATTCGTCCGATATTGCTTTATCAGtctttattatacttaatttctTTAAAACGGACGCCATATCAGCACAGTCTCCAGGCTTCACTATGGAATTTATTCCCATTTTGTTCTTATTTggcatattattttgaaattctacaATCGCTGCTTGAATACTACTAAAGAAAGACTTCTTAAGATCTAACCAGTTATCGAATTTGCATGTTTGGATCTTTATAAAATCATATAGAAATTCTTCCCTTCTTATATCTGTTACATCACTGCAGCAGGCATCATTGCTTATGATTTCTGCTCTACCAAAGTCATCTTCTCCTGGTAACCAACTTCTAgtaaaagtatttaaaattactttactGTATTTGTTATTTGCTACTGTTACTGTATTTTCATTACTCTTTGGAGTTACCTCAATCGGTGGAGTTTTTTGCATCTCAGATAATCGCTTCAATATATTGAAaggattttttagttttttcccACTAACTGTAGGAATTTCTTCTATGACACAATCTAAATCTGAATTTGAAGAGTCAAGATCGATTTGATTACGACACGCAAGTTCATAATCCTCATTCAAATAGTAATCTTCATTATAAGATTCATTAAATGTTTTGAGGAGTTTAGAAAACGCTCTTCGATGTTTTCCTGACGATTTGTCGTTATATTCTAGGTCTTTTAGACGCAAACCAAACAGTTTAAGATTATTTAGATTCTCTTCAAATAAAGGATCGGGTTTACGTCTCTTGGAACTAGGTCCTTCATCATCGTCATCCAGTGTTATTGTATCTACAATTGTTTCATCTACCACAATATCAAATCTCTCATTGAGTCTCACTTTAGTTTTGTATCTTgtattgtatgtttgtattagTCTTTgtagtgaataaatattttgctCATGTGTATTCCCATTTATTATGAGCTGTTTTAATCTAGCAGCTAACTTTAATATTCCATCTAAATGCTGCTTTTTGGCATTTTTTCTCGTTCTTTTTGTGTTATTATTTCTGTTggtattataaaaattttgccGCCAAAAATTTGGTTGAGCTCTAGGGTAGAAGTAGAAGTTGGGAGCAAAGTGCCAACTGGGTAAGAAAGGTCTCTGAAATAACATATTGAAGTTGTAATAATTGAATGGCTGACGGGGTCTCCAATAAACAAATGGTCTATATTGTGGATTTTGGGTTGCAAATCCTGTGTTTGTACTATGCGTCCATGCATTTGAGGCAAATCCAGTATTTGTAGTATTCGATTCTGTTCTATTACTTGTACTTCTTAGCCTCCTTATATGGCTGCCATTAACTTCATCATTAACACTGTAAATATTCGATTCATTTGAAGATGGTCTCAcacttctttcttttttttgtatgttaagAAGATTTACTTTATACACTGGTTTGGTTAAATTAATAGTATTTGGTAATAATTGCTTATCTGGCGCTTTAACAGTGACTATATTCTTTTCTAAAAGTTCTGGTacactttcaaaatatttatgtataatcTGGATATTACATGGTTTTAATtgtctattttttaattttcgcagCCTTTCAAGACCACacaattttttgtgttttattttattcttaagtTCTTCATGCATTATTGGTATGCTACTTGTTGAATCTTGATTTATTATCTCTTGTTTCATTTCCATACAATCTTCTTGTAATTCTTCTGTAGCGCTCAAGTTGCTAATATTTTTACCATGTTCTTGGTTTTcatcattatttttgttttctgaTGCTGT is from Maniola jurtina chromosome 14, ilManJurt1.1, whole genome shotgun sequence and encodes:
- the LOC123872112 gene encoding uncharacterized protein LOC123872112, which codes for MNMNNKRILSGYEIVAKGATKTEATLPELGIKEVFPNKSWLEDKQIQAAIEARKHLIEVERIDKSGALSHAVWREELMLAEVMQNVGSCWQYLGHNAEKKLFLKPEEALFLLESNCLCLKHNDVKVSLQQAYTLLLRDKITLLQYKVYASLSRVGYRVYRHTTPETSTSAQKIDTQKIEDGVKSANKEEVGDTASENKNNDENQEHGKNISNLSATEELQEDCMEMKQEIINQDSTSSIPIMHEELKNKIKHKKLCGLERLRKLKNRQLKPCNIQIIHKYFESVPELLEKNIVTVKAPDKQLLPNTINLTKPVYKVNLLNIQKKERSVRPSSNESNIYSVNDEVNGSHIRRLRSTSNRTESNTTNTGFASNAWTHSTNTGFATQNPQYRPFVYWRPRQPFNYYNFNMLFQRPFLPSWHFAPNFYFYPRAQPNFWRQNFYNTNRNNNTKRTRKNAKKQHLDGILKLAARLKQLIINGNTHEQNIYSLQRLIQTYNTRYKTKVRLNERFDIVVDETIVDTITLDDDDEGPSSKRRKPDPLFEENLNNLKLFGLRLKDLEYNDKSSGKHRRAFSKLLKTFNESYNEDYYLNEDYELACRNQIDLDSSNSDLDCVIEEIPTVSGKKLKNPFNILKRLSEMQKTPPIEVTPKSNENTVTVANNKYSKVILNTFTRSWLPGEDDFGRAEIISNDACCSDVTDIRREEFLYDFIKIQTCKFDNWLDLKKSFFSSIQAAIVEFQNNMPNKNKMGINSIVKPGDCADMASVLKKLSIIKTDKAISDECNLAIDFDVYNRNVQNFKKSNRPTPHFRIICIDESIKLPPGNEIAALHSKYGDQVTIVFAVVGTDSISYVQVNPTVLPVYISNNT